One genomic segment of [Phormidium] sp. ETS-05 includes these proteins:
- a CDS encoding GDSL-type esterase/lipase family protein: MLSLATNGLLMLAVVLVVLSQPSRSPNSQPQPSYPLVTAGSSPPMDLGPRQKWTYDQWVAQLEREAAAAAANKPENLAILAGDSISLWFPAQLLPVGKNWLNQGISGETSAGLLKRLPLLDNTTPSVVFVMIGINDLIRGVPPEQILENSRLIIRDLLWAHPNAKVVLQSILPHSGPLATWEGRDRLLAIPNDKIREINRSLQAIATEENAYYLDLHPLFVDESGNLPLLFTTDGLHLNHQGYLVWRSALILFMQLQLNN, from the coding sequence ATGCTTTCTTTAGCCACCAACGGGCTGCTGATGCTCGCTGTGGTCTTGGTGGTTCTCAGCCAACCTAGTCGATCGCCCAACTCGCAACCTCAGCCTAGTTACCCCCTAGTCACGGCTGGTAGTTCCCCACCGATGGATTTGGGACCGCGCCAGAAGTGGACTTATGACCAGTGGGTAGCCCAGTTAGAGCGGGAAGCGGCAGCAGCAGCGGCCAATAAGCCAGAAAATTTGGCGATTTTGGCTGGGGATTCGATTAGTCTTTGGTTCCCAGCTCAATTGCTCCCTGTGGGGAAAAACTGGCTGAATCAGGGAATTTCTGGGGAAACCTCCGCTGGACTGCTGAAACGGTTGCCCCTCCTGGATAACACCACCCCGTCCGTGGTTTTCGTGATGATTGGGATTAACGATTTGATTCGGGGGGTGCCGCCAGAGCAGATTTTAGAGAATTCCCGTTTAATTATCCGCGATTTACTGTGGGCTCACCCTAATGCAAAAGTGGTGCTGCAGTCGATTTTACCCCACAGCGGTCCTCTGGCTACTTGGGAAGGGCGCGATCGTCTCCTCGCCATCCCCAACGACAAAATCCGGGAAATCAACCGCTCTCTCCAGGCAATTGCCACCGAGGAAAACGCCTACTATCTGGACCTGCACCCCCTGTTTGTGGATGAATCCGGCAACCTCCCCCTCTTGTTCACCACCGATGGCTTGCATTTGAATCACCAGGGTTATTTAGTTTGGCGTTCTGCCCTCATTTTATTTATGCAGCTACAGCTTAACAATTGA
- a CDS encoding ammonium transporter yields the protein MLPRLMINALLVLWLLLVPLTGPALAQDEYFQEAPGEEQVEPSDLGEEGVAPETAPAISAPAVFATKEEIEKLTAELETAKSAVLAAEKASATAQESADTTFMLICAALVLLMTPGLAFFYCGFVRSRNVLNTMMMSFILMALVGVTWVLWGYSLSFAPGLPIIGGLKWLFFNGVSHAQTSGYLPPMAYETALKASNPEYSELASYAPTIPHQVYAIYQAMFAIITPALISGAIVERINFRAYCLFIVLWSSIVYYPLAHMVWAKGGILGLYGGIGALDFAGGTVVHIASGISALVAALVIKPRKTYPHQLSVPHNVPFILLGAGLLWFGWFGFNAGSALASGSIATAAFVNTNTSAAGAALMWVILEWVLRKKPTAVGIATGAVAGLVGITPAAGFVTPLSALFIGLITSFCCFFAISIKAKLQIDDALDTYPVHGVGGTIGAILTGVFATKMVNPYGANGLLFGDSGQLFQGSDPAQVFRQLIAIVVTYVFAVAVTYVLLKVIDATIGLRIKPTWEIQGMDINEHGEEGYGQEFISGISSTSGE from the coding sequence GTGTTGCCAAGATTAATGATTAATGCTCTACTCGTCCTGTGGCTGTTACTGGTGCCTCTCACAGGACCAGCGCTGGCACAAGATGAATATTTCCAGGAGGCGCCAGGAGAGGAACAAGTAGAACCAAGTGATTTAGGAGAGGAAGGCGTTGCACCAGAAACGGCTCCGGCAATATCCGCCCCAGCCGTATTTGCCACTAAGGAAGAAATCGAAAAACTAACTGCCGAACTAGAAACGGCAAAAAGTGCAGTATTAGCCGCTGAAAAGGCATCGGCGACGGCCCAAGAGTCTGCAGACACTACATTTATGCTGATTTGCGCGGCTCTGGTGTTGTTGATGACTCCGGGATTGGCTTTTTTCTATTGCGGTTTTGTCCGATCGCGCAACGTCCTCAACACCATGATGATGAGTTTCATTCTCATGGCCCTAGTGGGCGTGACTTGGGTGTTATGGGGTTACAGCCTTTCCTTTGCTCCCGGCTTACCCATTATCGGGGGCCTGAAGTGGCTATTTTTTAATGGTGTCAGCCATGCCCAAACCAGCGGTTATTTGCCTCCAATGGCTTATGAAACAGCGCTGAAAGCATCTAACCCAGAGTATAGCGAGCTGGCTTCCTATGCGCCTACCATCCCGCATCAGGTATATGCCATTTACCAAGCCATGTTTGCTATCATCACTCCGGCGCTAATTTCCGGGGCGATCGTGGAGCGAATCAATTTCCGCGCCTACTGTCTGTTTATCGTTCTCTGGTCCAGCATCGTTTACTACCCCCTCGCCCACATGGTTTGGGCTAAAGGCGGTATCTTGGGCTTGTATGGTGGTATCGGCGCTTTGGATTTTGCCGGTGGGACCGTGGTGCATATCGCTTCGGGTATCTCTGCTCTCGTCGCCGCCTTAGTCATTAAACCGAGGAAAACCTATCCCCATCAACTCAGCGTTCCTCACAACGTGCCATTTATTTTGCTCGGCGCTGGGTTACTCTGGTTTGGCTGGTTCGGCTTTAACGCCGGTAGCGCCTTGGCTTCTGGCTCGATCGCTACGGCTGCCTTTGTCAATACCAATACCTCTGCTGCTGGCGCTGCCTTGATGTGGGTAATTTTAGAATGGGTATTGCGCAAAAAACCCACGGCGGTGGGAATTGCCACCGGGGCCGTGGCTGGTTTGGTGGGTATTACCCCTGCTGCCGGATTTGTCACCCCCCTATCGGCCCTGTTCATTGGCTTAATTACCTCGTTTTGCTGCTTCTTTGCCATCAGCATCAAAGCCAAGCTGCAAATCGATGATGCTTTGGATACCTACCCGGTGCATGGCGTCGGCGGTACGATCGGCGCTATCCTCACCGGCGTTTTCGCCACCAAGATGGTCAACCCCTACGGTGCCAATGGTTTGCTCTTCGGGGACAGCGGCCAGCTTTTTCAAGGCAGCGACCCCGCCCAAGTCTTCCGGCAATTAATTGCAATTGTAGTGACATATGTATTTGCTGTTGCAGTGACATATGTCTTGTTAAAAGTAATTGATGCCACCATCGGCCTCCGGATTAAACCAACTTGGGAAATTCAAGGTATGGACATTAACGAACACGGGGAAGAAGGCTACGGTCAAGAGTTTATCTCTGGCATTAGCTCCACCAGTGGCGAGTGA
- a CDS encoding 4-hydroxy-3-methylbut-2-enyl diphosphate reductase — MDTKAFTIALKHSENYHRKGFGHEEEVAVTMNSAYQSNLIQLIRENNYTLQRGDVTIRLAEAFGFCWGVERAVAIAYETRTHFPTERLWITNEIIHNPAVNQHMRDMQVQFIPVVNGEKDFSPVESGDVVILPAFGATVQEMQLLNDKGCKIVDTTCPWVSKVWNSVEKHKKRDCTSIIHGKYKHEETLATSSFAGKYLIVLNMAEAEYVANYILNGGDKQEFLAKFSKAMSAGFDPDQDLQRVGVANQTTMLKSETEQIGKLFEHTMMKKYGPDKLNEHFIAFNTICDATQERQDAMFKLVEEKLDLMVVIGGFNSSNTSHLQEIAEERGIPSYWIDGPERIGPGNRITYKPMHGEMEVKDNWLPSGEIVIGITSGASTPDKSVEAVMEKIFALKAAPLGV, encoded by the coding sequence ATGGATACCAAAGCCTTTACTATCGCCCTCAAACATTCGGAAAACTACCACCGCAAGGGATTCGGACACGAAGAAGAAGTCGCCGTCACGATGAACTCGGCGTATCAAAGCAACCTGATCCAGCTCATTCGCGAGAACAACTACACCCTACAGCGGGGTGATGTCACCATCCGTCTCGCGGAAGCGTTCGGTTTTTGCTGGGGGGTGGAACGCGCTGTGGCGATCGCCTACGAAACCCGCACCCACTTCCCCACCGAACGCCTCTGGATCACCAATGAAATCATCCACAACCCCGCCGTCAACCAGCATATGCGCGATATGCAGGTGCAATTCATCCCCGTGGTGAACGGTGAAAAAGACTTTTCCCCAGTAGAATCCGGTGATGTGGTCATTCTCCCCGCCTTCGGCGCCACCGTCCAAGAAATGCAGCTCCTCAACGATAAAGGCTGCAAAATCGTCGATACTACCTGTCCCTGGGTTTCCAAAGTCTGGAACAGCGTAGAAAAACATAAAAAACGTGATTGCACTTCCATCATTCACGGCAAATACAAGCACGAAGAAACCCTCGCCACCAGCTCTTTTGCCGGTAAATATCTAATTGTCCTGAATATGGCCGAGGCGGAATATGTGGCTAACTACATCCTCAATGGCGGCGACAAACAGGAATTTCTCGCCAAATTCAGCAAAGCCATGAGTGCCGGATTTGACCCCGACCAAGATTTACAACGGGTGGGCGTCGCCAACCAAACCACTATGCTCAAAAGCGAAACCGAACAAATCGGCAAGCTGTTTGAACATACCATGATGAAAAAATATGGGCCAGATAAGTTAAACGAACATTTTATCGCTTTTAATACCATCTGCGATGCCACTCAAGAGCGGCAAGATGCTATGTTTAAGCTGGTAGAAGAAAAGCTGGATTTGATGGTAGTAATTGGCGGCTTTAACTCTTCCAATACCAGTCACTTACAGGAAATTGCCGAAGAGCGCGGTATCCCCTCCTACTGGATTGACGGACCGGAGCGCATCGGACCGGGAAATCGCATCACCTACAAGCCGATGCACGGCGAGATGGAAGTGAAAGACAACTGGCTGCCATCTGGAGAAATCGTGATTGGCATTACCTCGGGCGCCTCCACTCCCGATAAGTCGGTAGAAGCGGTGATGGAGAAAATTTTTGCCCTCAAGGCTGCTCCTTTGGGGGTATAA
- the leuB gene encoding 3-isopropylmalate dehydrogenase: MTQQYRITLLPGDGIGPEIIGVATEVLSLVGKQFDLQFEFQEALIGGAAIDATGVPLPEATLETCRNSDAVLLAAIGGYQWDTLPSHLRPEAGLLGIRAGLGLFANLRPATILPQLVDASTLKREIVAGADIMVVRELTGGIYFGQPKGVFETETGAKRGVNTMAYTEAEIERIGRVAFETARKRGSKLCSVDKANVLEVSQLWRECITKLSAEYPDVELSHLYVDNAAMQLVRWPKQFDTIVTGNLFGDILSDIAAMLTGSIGMLPSASLGASGPGLFEPVHGSAPDIAGQDKANPLAQVLSAAMMLRYGLNQPAAADAIETAVEKVLDAGYRTGDIMSEGMKLVGCRAMGDVLLEMFGK, from the coding sequence ATGACCCAACAATATCGGATTACTTTATTACCAGGTGACGGCATCGGACCAGAAATTATCGGCGTCGCTACCGAGGTGCTTTCATTGGTGGGCAAGCAATTTGATTTGCAGTTTGAATTTCAAGAAGCCCTCATCGGTGGCGCGGCGATCGACGCTACCGGCGTCCCTTTACCCGAAGCAACTCTGGAAACTTGCCGCAATAGTGACGCGGTGCTTTTGGCGGCGATCGGCGGCTATCAATGGGATACCCTCCCCAGTCACCTCCGCCCCGAAGCCGGTTTGCTGGGCATCCGCGCCGGACTCGGTTTATTTGCCAACCTGCGGCCCGCCACAATCCTCCCCCAGCTTGTGGATGCTTCCACCCTGAAGCGGGAAATCGTCGCCGGAGCTGACATTATGGTGGTGCGCGAACTGACGGGGGGCATTTATTTTGGTCAACCCAAAGGCGTCTTTGAAACCGAAACCGGCGCCAAACGGGGCGTTAATACAATGGCTTATACAGAAGCCGAAATCGAGCGGATTGGGCGGGTGGCGTTTGAAACGGCTCGCAAACGGGGCAGCAAACTCTGTTCTGTGGATAAGGCGAATGTGTTGGAAGTGTCGCAACTGTGGCGGGAGTGCATTACCAAACTTAGCGCCGAATATCCCGATGTGGAATTGTCCCACCTTTATGTAGATAATGCGGCGATGCAGTTGGTGCGCTGGCCGAAACAATTCGATACTATTGTCACGGGCAATCTCTTCGGTGACATTCTCTCGGATATCGCCGCTATGCTCACTGGTAGCATCGGGATGTTGCCTTCCGCCAGTTTAGGCGCTAGCGGTCCCGGTTTGTTTGAGCCAGTCCACGGGTCCGCTCCCGATATCGCTGGTCAAGATAAAGCTAACCCCTTGGCGCAAGTTCTGAGTGCGGCGATGATGCTCCGCTACGGACTCAACCAACCCGCCGCCGCTGATGCGATCGAAACTGCTGTGGAAAAGGTCCTCGATGCTGGCTATCGCACGGGTGATATTATGTCTGAGGGGATGAAACTGGTTGGTTGTCGGGCAATGGGAGATGTTCTCCTGGAAATGTTCGGCAAGTAG
- a CDS encoding DUF3285 domain-containing protein, with translation MSQQSPSSPVEPESPLPPAPAPSYVKLAMRNMVRKRGTSLKHFTLSTVGLLALLVGLSYLTR, from the coding sequence ATGAGTCAGCAATCCCCATCAAGTCCGGTTGAGCCTGAGTCTCCGTTACCGCCTGCACCGGCGCCGAGTTATGTCAAGTTGGCGATGCGGAATATGGTGCGGAAGCGGGGCACATCCCTGAAGCATTTCACCCTGAGTACCGTGGGTTTGTTAGCGCTCCTGGTTGGTTTATCCTATCTGACGCGCTGA
- the ybeY gene encoding rRNA maturation RNase YbeY: MTKTDGQIIVEISVQDNFWDAEEGEMVQKERQIPAPAGMNWENWFAQWLEMLAEELPIATAYELSLRLSDDAEIQELNRDYRHQDKPTDVLAFAALEAELPNLVAAAPDIPLYLGDIIISVETASRQAVEQGHGLATELAWLAAHGLLHLLGWDHPDEASLQRMLEKQETLLRPIGLVV, from the coding sequence ATGACAAAAACTGATGGCCAAATCATTGTAGAAATTAGCGTCCAGGATAATTTCTGGGATGCTGAAGAGGGGGAAATGGTCCAAAAGGAGCGACAAATTCCCGCTCCCGCTGGGATGAATTGGGAAAACTGGTTTGCGCAGTGGCTGGAAATGCTGGCGGAGGAACTGCCGATCGCCACCGCTTACGAGCTGAGCCTGCGTCTGAGTGATGATGCGGAAATTCAAGAGCTAAACCGGGACTACCGCCACCAAGATAAACCCACGGATGTCCTGGCGTTCGCGGCGTTGGAGGCGGAATTACCAAATCTGGTCGCTGCGGCGCCAGATATCCCCCTCTACCTGGGGGATATCATTATTTCTGTGGAAACAGCTTCTAGGCAAGCAGTTGAGCAGGGTCATGGTTTGGCGACGGAACTCGCCTGGTTAGCGGCTCACGGGTTGCTGCACCTTTTGGGGTGGGATCACCCGGATGAAGCGAGCCTGCAAAGAATGCTGGAAAAGCAAGAAACCTTACTCCGGCCAATAGGTCTGGTAGTTTAA
- a CDS encoding diacylglycerol kinase family protein: protein MKREASWQIATNLFISFKYAWAGISYAFQTQRNFRIHVVIGSAAIGLGVFLHLTAVEMAVIGLTIAAVMATELLNTAIESLVDMSMPQTYHELAKIAKDCAAGAVLVSSVAAILVAGCLLLPPLVALIQSHL from the coding sequence ATGAAACGGGAAGCGTCTTGGCAAATTGCCACTAATTTGTTTATTAGTTTCAAATATGCTTGGGCGGGGATATCCTACGCCTTCCAAACCCAGCGCAATTTTCGCATCCACGTGGTTATCGGCTCCGCCGCGATCGGCTTGGGTGTGTTTTTGCACCTCACGGCGGTGGAAATGGCGGTGATCGGTCTGACGATCGCGGCGGTGATGGCTACGGAACTGCTGAACACCGCGATCGAATCTCTGGTGGATATGAGCATGCCTCAGACTTACCACGAACTGGCCAAGATTGCTAAAGACTGCGCCGCTGGTGCAGTTTTAGTTTCTTCTGTGGCTGCTATCCTGGTGGCTGGGTGTCTGCTGTTGCCCCCCTTAGTGGCACTGATTCAGTCTCATTTGTAA
- a CDS encoding YhcG family protein: MSLEMVPDGYGALLAALKEQIRSAQVRAALAVNRELVLLYWQIGREILGRQKQEGWGAKVIARLAQDLKQEFPEMKGLSRTNLLYMRAFAAAWTDEQIVQQVVGQIPWGHNVRLLDKVSDREQRLWYAQQTIAHGWSRAVLDHQIETKLYQRQGKAITNFEATLPSPHSDLANQLLKDPYTFDFLSLGAQAQERDLENALVERIRDFLLELGVGFAFVGSQYHLEVGGEDFYLDLLFYHLRLRCYVVIDLKMGDFKPEYSGKMSFYVSVVDDLLRHPEDRPTIGLILCRFRNQTIAEYALRDVNKPIAIARYQQELPEELREVLPSIEQLEAALDEMAPGVVGDDSIGGAAQ, from the coding sequence ATGAGTCTTGAAATGGTGCCGGACGGTTACGGGGCGTTATTGGCTGCTCTCAAGGAGCAGATCCGATCGGCTCAGGTGCGGGCTGCTCTAGCGGTTAACCGCGAGTTGGTGTTGTTGTATTGGCAGATTGGGCGGGAAATTTTAGGGCGACAGAAACAGGAGGGTTGGGGTGCGAAGGTGATTGCTCGTTTGGCTCAAGACTTAAAACAGGAATTTCCTGAGATGAAGGGGCTCTCTCGTACTAACTTGCTCTATATGAGGGCTTTTGCCGCAGCGTGGACAGATGAACAAATTGTCCAACAGGTTGTTGGACAAATTCCTTGGGGTCATAATGTACGGCTTCTGGACAAGGTAAGCGATCGAGAACAAAGGCTGTGGTATGCCCAACAGACGATCGCCCACGGCTGGAGTCGGGCGGTGTTGGATCATCAGATCGAGACGAAGCTGTACCAACGGCAAGGCAAGGCAATTACGAATTTTGAGGCAACGTTACCCAGTCCCCACTCAGATTTAGCCAATCAACTGCTCAAAGACCCTTACACCTTTGATTTCTTGAGTTTAGGGGCTCAAGCCCAAGAGCGGGATTTAGAAAATGCACTGGTGGAACGAATTCGAGATTTTTTACTGGAGCTTGGGGTAGGTTTTGCCTTTGTGGGCAGTCAGTACCATCTGGAGGTAGGCGGTGAGGATTTTTATTTGGATTTGCTGTTCTACCATTTGCGGCTGCGATGCTATGTGGTAATTGACCTCAAGATGGGAGACTTTAAGCCGGAATATTCGGGCAAGATGAGTTTTTATGTTTCGGTGGTGGATGATTTGCTCAGGCATCCAGAAGACCGCCCAACAATTGGGCTGATTTTGTGCAGGTTTCGCAATCAAACGATTGCAGAGTATGCGTTGCGGGATGTGAATAAACCCATTGCCATTGCTCGCTATCAGCAGGAGTTACCGGAGGAGTTGCGGGAGGTTTTACCAAGTATTGAGCAGTTGGAGGCGGCGTTAGATGAGATGGCCCCTGGTGTTGTTGGGGATGATTCGATCGGCGGTGCTGCCCAGTAA
- a CDS encoding NB-ARC domain-containing protein yields MTKSILESVLQHKNFHKIAEQNGYSYDHVKKEGAKLWKLLSGVFAAAIEQSNVRSILQNKAGSTIYSFGDSSLIITNHKIKENYVNICKENHQVGQDKEKRSPSAPVPNEVPRMDLATAPELNYNYGRDSEIATLKSWMVNDRARLITIYGLSGVGKTALILKVISEIQREFDYIIYRSLEPLPKLVNLKDHLKHFLSESSASPLPEIIDYFRSSRCLVILDDLQHLFKPGHLAGHYLAEHKDYHNFFQQVATSSHQSCLILSSWEKSGDIETLEKENEYTKSLKIEGLGAAAKDILRQKKLADESSWDELINRYQGHPGWLNIISATILELFDGRAAHLTEREELFLGDIEAKLEFQLERLSELEKKVVYWLAIQDEAIAISQTYANLEVSQGKFWQIMQSLNRRCLVEKVAINEPAFQLNSIVKAYLAFSRFM; encoded by the coding sequence TTGACAAAATCTATATTAGAAAGTGTTTTACAGCATAAAAATTTTCACAAAATTGCCGAACAGAATGGATATAGCTATGATCATGTAAAAAAAGAGGGAGCCAAATTATGGAAACTGCTATCTGGTGTTTTTGCCGCAGCTATTGAACAAAGCAATGTGCGTTCTATTTTACAAAACAAAGCTGGATCTACTATTTACAGTTTTGGGGATTCATCCTTAATTATTACTAATCATAAAATCAAGGAAAACTATGTGAATATTTGTAAGGAAAATCACCAAGTTGGGCAGGATAAAGAAAAGCGATCGCCCTCTGCCCCAGTTCCTAATGAAGTTCCGCGCATGGATCTAGCCACCGCCCCAGAATTAAACTATAATTACGGGCGCGATTCAGAAATTGCTACTCTGAAATCATGGATGGTCAACGATCGGGCTCGGTTAATTACAATTTATGGCTTAAGTGGGGTGGGTAAAACCGCTTTGATTCTTAAAGTAATCTCAGAAATTCAGAGAGAATTTGATTATATTATTTATCGCAGTCTTGAGCCTTTGCCTAAACTGGTGAACCTGAAAGACCACCTGAAGCATTTTTTGTCTGAATCCTCAGCCAGTCCTTTGCCAGAAATTATTGATTATTTTCGTTCATCTCGTTGTTTAGTAATCCTGGATGACCTACAGCATCTTTTTAAACCGGGTCATTTAGCGGGTCATTATTTAGCAGAACATAAAGATTATCATAATTTTTTTCAGCAAGTGGCGACCTCCTCTCATCAAAGTTGTTTGATTTTAAGTAGTTGGGAGAAATCTGGAGATATCGAGACTTTAGAAAAGGAAAACGAATACACAAAATCCTTAAAGATTGAAGGCTTAGGAGCAGCGGCTAAAGATATCTTGAGACAGAAAAAGTTAGCGGATGAGTCAAGCTGGGATGAATTAATCAATCGATATCAAGGTCATCCGGGTTGGTTAAATATTATCTCGGCAACAATTCTGGAGTTATTTGACGGCAGGGCTGCTCATTTGACTGAAAGAGAGGAGTTGTTTTTAGGTGATATAGAAGCAAAATTAGAGTTTCAGTTAGAGCGGTTATCAGAATTAGAAAAGAAGGTGGTTTACTGGTTGGCGATTCAAGATGAGGCGATCGCAATTTCCCAAACCTATGCCAATCTGGAAGTATCTCAAGGTAAATTTTGGCAGATTATGCAATCTTTAAATAGACGCTGTTTAGTAGAAAAAGTGGCTATCAACGAGCCAGCCTTTCAGCTAAATTCTATTGTTAAAGCATATCTAGCGTTTTCACGTTTTATGTGA
- a CDS encoding DUF86 domain-containing protein: MRRRCERGFIFLRDICDRIGQIEIYTEGGKSEFLESRLIQDAVIRNFELIGEGVKRLSSSLRQTYPAIPWRKIAGFRDVLIHDYLQIDLDEVWDVIERNLPDLKQKILQILPKLEDES, translated from the coding sequence ATGCGGCGCCGTTGTGAACGAGGATTTATTTTTTTAAGGGATATCTGTGATCGCATCGGCCAAATCGAGATTTATACTGAAGGAGGGAAATCAGAATTTCTGGAGTCTCGATTAATTCAGGACGCGGTAATTCGTAACTTTGAATTAATCGGAGAAGGGGTGAAGCGGCTTTCTAGTTCTTTGAGACAAACTTATCCAGCAATTCCCTGGCGGAAAATTGCTGGTTTTAGAGATGTTCTGATTCACGACTATCTCCAAATCGATTTAGATGAAGTGTGGGATGTCATCGAGCGTAATTTACCAGATCTGAAGCAGAAGATTTTACAAATTCTCCCAAAATTAGAGGATGAAAGCTAA
- a CDS encoding nucleotidyltransferase family protein: MTTSLRDLLQENREEILKIATKHGAYNLRIFGSVARGEERQDSDVDFLVEMESDRNLLDRIGLMQDLEDLLGRKVDVATVKVLRDFCREGILKDAAPL, translated from the coding sequence ATGACTACCAGTCTCAGAGACTTACTGCAAGAAAACCGCGAGGAAATTCTGAAGATTGCGACTAAGCATGGAGCGTATAATTTACGGATTTTTGGTTCGGTAGCGCGGGGAGAGGAACGTCAGGATAGTGACGTGGATTTTCTGGTGGAGATGGAGAGCGATCGTAATCTTTTAGATCGGATTGGCTTAATGCAAGATTTAGAGGACCTTTTAGGCAGAAAAGTAGATGTGGCTACGGTTAAAGTTTTGCGAGATTTTTGTAGAGAGGGTATTCTCAAGGATGCGGCGCCGTTGTGA
- a CDS encoding ParB/RepB/Spo0J family partition protein, whose product MDTQSDYQGNFGSAAEMLGDADATHIQGDRRQIPIHQIVTSKLQPRKYFSEAGINQLAASIKGSGIQHDLIVRPIGQGKYELVAGERRYRAAQIAGLETVPAQVKEMSDAEALQCALTENIQREDLNPIEETEAILRLLALNLNSSQAQVRSLLHRMQYELKKKVSTHSAMGTPSAEIVKSTFDGLGRMSWDSFVNNQLPLLKLPPEIMKALGEGEIDYTKAKEMAKLKSESERLALLAEAIAQNLTLRQVQKLVKERKAPKDSKSDGLAVEMAAISKQFQRSKARQNPHKRSEIEALLKQLKLLLEEES is encoded by the coding sequence ATGGATACTCAATCAGACTATCAGGGAAATTTTGGCTCGGCGGCGGAGATGCTGGGCGATGCTGACGCGACGCACATTCAGGGCGATCGCCGTCAAATTCCCATTCACCAAATCGTGACCTCAAAACTGCAACCGAGAAAGTATTTTTCTGAGGCAGGTATCAATCAACTGGCTGCTAGTATTAAGGGCAGTGGCATTCAGCATGATTTGATTGTGCGCCCGATCGGGCAGGGTAAGTATGAGTTGGTGGCGGGGGAGCGGCGGTATCGAGCGGCTCAAATTGCGGGACTGGAGACTGTACCAGCTCAGGTTAAGGAGATGAGTGATGCTGAGGCCCTGCAGTGCGCTTTGACTGAGAATATACAGCGAGAGGATTTGAACCCGATCGAGGAAACTGAGGCGATTTTGCGTCTGTTGGCGCTAAACTTAAATTCCTCCCAGGCGCAGGTGCGATCGCTGCTGCACCGGATGCAGTACGAGTTAAAGAAAAAAGTTTCTACCCATAGCGCTATGGGTACGCCGTCAGCGGAGATTGTGAAATCCACATTTGACGGGCTGGGGCGGATGTCGTGGGATTCATTCGTCAACAATCAATTACCACTGCTGAAACTGCCACCGGAAATTATGAAGGCTCTGGGGGAGGGGGAGATTGATTACACCAAAGCGAAGGAAATGGCCAAGTTAAAGTCGGAGTCGGAACGGTTGGCGCTGCTAGCAGAGGCGATCGCGCAAAACTTGACTTTGAGACAGGTGCAGAAATTGGTCAAGGAAAGGAAAGCGCCAAAGGATTCAAAGTCAGATGGGTTAGCAGTAGAGATGGCGGCAATTTCCAAGCAATTTCAGCGGTCCAAGGCTAGGCAGAATCCCCACAAGCGATCGGAAATTGAAGCGTTACTGAAACAGCTAAAGTTACTGCTGGAGGAAGAAAGTTGA
- a CDS encoding FAD/NAD(P)-binding oxidoreductase produces MVTLTRQQSQTQPEVRKTVHHQIVIIGGGAAGITTTSLLLLKNRQLDIAIVEPSDKHYYQPGWTLTGGGVFSSKIPSNLKKI; encoded by the coding sequence ATGGTAACGCTCACAAGACAACAGTCCCAAACCCAACCAGAAGTCCGCAAAACCGTTCACCACCAAATCGTGATTATCGGTGGCGGTGCAGCCGGAATTACCACCACTTCCCTGCTGCTCTTGAAAAACCGCCAACTGGATATCGCGATCGTCGAACCCTCGGACAAACACTATTACCAACCCGGTTGGACCCTCACCGGGGGAGGCGTTTTCAGCTCCAAGATACCGTCAAACCTCAAAAAGATTTAA